A genomic stretch from Megachile rotundata isolate GNS110a chromosome 1, iyMegRotu1, whole genome shotgun sequence includes:
- the LOC100882887 gene encoding pre-mRNA-splicing factor RBM22, producing MATSKTTNTYNRQNWEDAEFPILCQTCLGDNPYIRMTKEKYGKECKICMRPFTVFRWCPGARMRFKKTEVCQTCSRLKNVCQTCLLDLEYGLPIQVRDAALKIKDDLPRSDVNKEYYVQNIDSEIGKIDPTSPAGAVGKSAAASDLLMKLARTSPYYKRNRPHICSFWVKGECKRGEECPYRHEKPTDPDDPLADQNIKDRYYGVNDPVADKLMRRAAAMPKLDPPEDKSITTLYIGNLGDVLTEKQLRDHFYQYGEIRSITMVPRQQCAFIQYTQRSAAEAAAERTFNKLILGGRRLTIKWGRSQGRQTVSAAEATREILEPVPGLPGALPPPPESMGNNFFNLQTTPGMMPPMMIPPPPVAPQFMFPPQMAAAAAATPIFPPGTTPIHYPSQDPSRMGASQGIGKPWPEE from the exons ATGGCTACTTCAAAAACAACAAACACATATAACAGACAAAATTGGGAAGACGCT GAATTCCCAATATTATGTCAAACTTGTTTAGGTGACAATCCGTATATTCGAATG acaaaagaaaaatatggGAAAGAGTGCAAAATATGCATGCGCCCATTTACAGTATTTAGGTGGTGTCCTGGTGCAAGAATGCGATTCAAGAAAACAGAAGTTTGTCAAACTTgtagtcggttaaaaaatgtaTGTCAAACATGTTTACTTGATTTAGAATACGGATTACCTATTCAAGTACGCGATGCAGCACTGAAAATTAAGGACGATTTACCTAGATCAGATGTAAATAAAGAATACTATGTGCAAAACATAGATAGCGAAATTGGCAAAATAGATCCTACATCACCAGCAGGGGCTGTTGGTAAATCTGCTGCAGCCAGTGATTTATTGATGAAGTTAGCAAGAACAAGTCCATATTACAAACGAAATAGACCCCACATTTGTTCCTTCTGGGTTAAAGGAGAATGTAAAAGAGGAGAAGAGTGCCCATATCGTCATGAGAAACCTACTGATCCTGATGATCCATTAGCTGATCAAAACATTAAAGATCGTTACTATGGAGTAAATGATCCTGTTGCTGATAAACTAATGCGTAGAGCTGCAGCAATGCCTAAATTAGATCCACCAGAAGACAAATCCATTACCACTTTATATATTGGCAATTTGGGAGATGTTTTAACGGAAAAGCAATTACGTGATCACTTCTATCAGTATGGAGAAATTCGTTCAATAACTATGGTTCCTCGCCAACAGTGTGCCTTTATTCAGTACACACAAAGAAGTGCTGCAGAAGCAGCAGCAGAGAGAACATTTAACAAGCTGATATTAGGAGGAAGAAGGCTAACTATTAAATGGGGTCGTTCACAAGGAAGACAAACCGTTTCTGCAGCAGAAGCAACTAGAGAAATTTTAGAACCTGTACCAGGTTTACCTGGTGCTTTACCACCACCGCCAGAAAGTATgggaaataattttttcaatctACAAACTACTCCTGGCATGATGCCACCAATGATGATTCCACCTCCCCCGGTTGCCCCTCAGTTTATGTTCCCACCTCAAATGGCAGCTGCTGCTGCTGCAACACCAATTTTCCCTCCAGGAACTACTCCAATACATTATCCAAGTCAAGATCCATCAAGAATGGGAGCATCTCAAGGCATAGGAAAGCCTTGGCCCGAAGAATAA